The genomic window GGCAAGTAGCCCCCAAGCCATTTGGGACAGGACTACGGTAACTTTTAAAAACGGAATAAACCAAGATGGTACTTATTTTACCAATAATTTGGGCGTATCGAGTGATAATGTAAGGGTTAGTTATGATAATGCCGACTCAGGTGGGGGTTGGGATACCTACACTGCTCCAATGGATAACACGAGAATTGACCCAAGTTATTTTGCTAGAGGTGGGAGTTCAGGAGTGGCTCGTATATCACAAGGTTATAGGCTAGTTCAATTTGGTATTGCACCCCCGGGAAATTTTAGTCCTTTTGCTATAGATGGACATGCCAAAGAGAATTTGGATATAGGTAATGGTTCCCCATTAGGAATTGTTGATATAATTGCTGGGTGGACAAGCAGAAATATTTTTAAGCCTTACTCTAATCCACAAAATTGGAGTGATGGAGATACTATTATACAGAACTGGAATTATCGATTAGTCCCTGCTTTGACAATAATGAATATCAATAACATGGACACCACATTTACGCCGATTTATGATGGAGTAACGCCTCCATATTGGTATATGCCTCCATCTAATTCTGATTATAAGAAAAGAATAAAATAAATTTTAATATGAGATTGTATTTTTATGTTGTAGCTGCATTGATAAGTACTTTAACTTTTCAATCTTGTCATGTTGAAAAAGTATCATCCCTTAATGATGGGAGTACTGATTTTGTATGGTCAGAAGAGGTGTTGAATGATAGTTTAGTTATTCAGCGTTATTTATTTGGGAATTATTATAAGAAGGTTAAGAAAAGTGCCGCTTTATATGATAAGGTTAATGAAGAGTGTACTTATTATTATAGGAATGGAAACGTGATGAGTTATAAGTTATATAATGAAGGAGCATTGAGATATTATCGCAATTATGACACTAAAGGAGTGGCTAAGAGTTATAATGGAAGTGGAGTTTTATATGAAGATTCCCTTGTATATGATACAATTTTCACTAATGTTCAATATAAAAGAGATATGATGTTTGTGAATCCTCCAAATGCTGAAGTTACGGTAATGATTGGTGACTTTATTGAGGATGAAGAGAATAGAGATCTGAAAAAGTATCCATTATACTTCTATCCTATAATAGATTCAAAAGCCTCGTATCAGGTAAATTATAAAAAGGAGGGTATTAGAAAAGTTGTTGTGTACTGGGCTATTGAAGACCTAAAAAGTAAAGACATGCAAAAAGGACGAATAATTCATCAGTACACAGTGATGTCATCAACTCAAAAATAATTAGAATAAGTAATTC from Saccharicrinis carchari includes these protein-coding regions:
- a CDS encoding RHS repeat-associated core domain-containing protein encodes the protein MSRFLIPDPGTCPDERSDIGIQAPGLAMSHNRYAYCMNNPFMFTDPSGYKWDWNYLNPVHWLSEGMQWINDNTKGLRKKMVEIGVSDFGVGINSAGHTSHYVGDHYVNHNQFRASSPQAIWDRTTVTFKNGINQDGTYFTNNLGVSSDNVRVSYDNADSGGGWDTYTAPMDNTRIDPSYFARGGSSGVARISQGYRLVQFGIAPPGNFSPFAIDGHAKENLDIGNGSPLGIVDIIAGWTSRNIFKPYSNPQNWSDGDTIIQNWNYRLVPALTIMNINNMDTTFTPIYDGVTPPYWYMPPSNSDYKKRIK